A single genomic interval of Argopecten irradians isolate NY chromosome 8, Ai_NY, whole genome shotgun sequence harbors:
- the LOC138330419 gene encoding sperm axonemal maintenance protein CFAP97D1-like, whose product MHRAYQPLTPANNIFLKRLWDVKYFKTHRRKVVAAKPRIDNKPPKTYMHLHIKLKKLQMEGERLASVERDNRILLEKMAHIMRSGGRVHSQNIGYRRKSLNKTKRQRELLRITHENLAILKRLTSKEPHYNHNRWNHEWKMNQQYMMNISKFPHIWRNKHELEMRKMQQAAANRWIVDQFQGEGKEHQHKGNGKPFEFIP is encoded by the exons ATGCATCGAGCGTATCAGCCGCTCACACCGGCAAACAACATCTTCTTGAAAAGACTTTGGGATGTGAAGTATTTCAAAACACACAGAAGAAAGGTTGTTGCAG CCAAGCCTAGGATCGACAACAAACCTCCAAAGACGTATATGCATTTACACATCAAACTGAAAAAGTTACAG ATGGAGGGAGAGAGATTGGCAAGTGTGGAGCGAGACAACAGGATCCTGCTAGAGAAAATGGCGCACATCATGCGATCTGGGGGTCGTGTCCACAGTCAAAACATAGGATACAGAAGGAAAAG TTTAAACAAAACGAAGCGCCAGAGGGAGCTGCTTCGTATTACGCACGAGAACCTGGCGATCCTGAAACGGTTGACCTCCAAGGAACCGCATTATAACCACAACCGCTGGAACCACGAATGGAAG ATGAACCAACAATATATGATGAACATCTCTAAATTCCCCCACATCTGGAGGAACAAACACGAACTGGAGATGAGGAAAATGCAGCAGGCTGCCGCTAATCGCTGGATCGTAGACCAG TTCCAAGGCGAAGGTAAAGAACATCAACACAAAGGGAACGGCAAGCCATTCGAGTTCATTCCATGA
- the LOC138329015 gene encoding retinal homeobox protein Rx2-like isoform X1, translating to MHVRRQEEHQCTSNGIERILTKHSIATILQNETSPKIQVTDARDVTSEASIHVTELSAREEDSFHSSCDESDSSNEKDKDGEQGDITENAVKRLFPDETRKKRRIRTTFSADQLKSLEEVFRVTHYPDANAREDLSDKTGLPEARVQIWFQNRRAKWRKYEKLGNFGGLQDLRETEFVPAPRSSIRTDDLHTGAPLQTAIAKCQDSGSTDKIIDENGEQISPLNLSMSPLPFYRSVPVFPVPYPFTSRYINFGIVENRRTGSIAALRLKAREHEAAMEMQNMYQ from the exons ATGCACGTGAGGCGTCAAGAAGAACATCAGTGTACGTCAAATGGTATAGAAAGGATCCTGACCAAGCATTCAATAGCCACCATATTACAGAATGAGACCAGCCCTAAAATACAGGTGACAGATGCACGAGACGTCACGTCAG AGGCCTCCATCCACGTGACCGAGTTGTCTGCCAGAGAGGAGGACTCATTTCACAGCAGCTGCGACGAAAGCGACAGCTCAAACGAAAAGGACAAGGATGGCGAGCAAGGTGACATCACAGAAAATGCTGTCAAGCGTTTGTTTCCTG ATGAGACAAGAAAGAAGAGACGTATACGCACTACTTTCTCGGCGGATCAATTAAAATCTTTAGAGGAAGTGTTCCGCGTCACCCACTATCCGGATGCTAATGCGCGAGAGGATTTGTCAGATAAAACTGGTTTACCAGAGGCTCGAGTTCAG ATATGGTTCCAAAATCGCAGAGCTAAGTGGCGCAAGTACGAGAAGCTGGGAAATTTCGGAGGTCTCCAGGATCTCCGGGAAACCGAGTTTGTTCCAGCTCCTCGGTCCTCTATTCGGACAGACGATCTTCATACTGGAGCTCCCTTACAG aCAGCCATTGCAAAGTGTCAAGATAGCGGAAGTACTGATAAAATAATTGACGAAAACGGCGAACAGATCTCACCTTTGAACTTGTCTATGTCGCCACTTCCGTTTTACAGATCTGTACCGGTATTTCCGGTTCCCTATCCATTTACATCTAGATATATAAACTTTGGAATTGTGGAAAATCGAAGGACCGGAAGTATAGCTGCACTTCGATTGAAAGCGCGTGAACACGAAGCAGCGATGGAAATGCAAAATATGTATCAATGA
- the LOC138329015 gene encoding retinal homeobox protein Rx2-like isoform X2 — protein sequence MYDRVRDSIEEASIHVTELSAREEDSFHSSCDESDSSNEKDKDGEQGDITENAVKRLFPDETRKKRRIRTTFSADQLKSLEEVFRVTHYPDANAREDLSDKTGLPEARVQIWFQNRRAKWRKYEKLGNFGGLQDLRETEFVPAPRSSIRTDDLHTGAPLQTAIAKCQDSGSTDKIIDENGEQISPLNLSMSPLPFYRSVPVFPVPYPFTSRYINFGIVENRRTGSIAALRLKAREHEAAMEMQNMYQ from the exons ATGTATGACCGGGTGAGGGATTCGATCGAAG AGGCCTCCATCCACGTGACCGAGTTGTCTGCCAGAGAGGAGGACTCATTTCACAGCAGCTGCGACGAAAGCGACAGCTCAAACGAAAAGGACAAGGATGGCGAGCAAGGTGACATCACAGAAAATGCTGTCAAGCGTTTGTTTCCTG ATGAGACAAGAAAGAAGAGACGTATACGCACTACTTTCTCGGCGGATCAATTAAAATCTTTAGAGGAAGTGTTCCGCGTCACCCACTATCCGGATGCTAATGCGCGAGAGGATTTGTCAGATAAAACTGGTTTACCAGAGGCTCGAGTTCAG ATATGGTTCCAAAATCGCAGAGCTAAGTGGCGCAAGTACGAGAAGCTGGGAAATTTCGGAGGTCTCCAGGATCTCCGGGAAACCGAGTTTGTTCCAGCTCCTCGGTCCTCTATTCGGACAGACGATCTTCATACTGGAGCTCCCTTACAG aCAGCCATTGCAAAGTGTCAAGATAGCGGAAGTACTGATAAAATAATTGACGAAAACGGCGAACAGATCTCACCTTTGAACTTGTCTATGTCGCCACTTCCGTTTTACAGATCTGTACCGGTATTTCCGGTTCCCTATCCATTTACATCTAGATATATAAACTTTGGAATTGTGGAAAATCGAAGGACCGGAAGTATAGCTGCACTTCGATTGAAAGCGCGTGAACACGAAGCAGCGATGGAAATGCAAAATATGTATCAATGA